One stretch of Thermoleophilia bacterium DNA includes these proteins:
- a CDS encoding sugar ABC transporter substrate-binding protein, which yields MVAVVAVAGCGSDSSSTDSSGSTGSLEGKKVTLVACGSANPWCKVFNDRLVGTLEDKGASVNVLENDFDAVLAVQQANQAIAQNPDLFILYASNDTALIGSVKKAQQAGIPVLYLDSTLDESILDDGSSQVVADNTALGRFAGESMIAGLKEAGVQQGDIAVITGTAGTQMVEDRQAGFEEAMSKAPQYKTVEVQDGDWDGVQSGKIAQQLFAKYGSDGLQGIRTEADYMAVPVIEAAKQAGITVGSKKGDLVVVSTNCSKVGVKSMENGQLFATGTEDPPTQADYTADTAIKQLSGETVPKTVVVPEFKVTRQNLDKHREVCSQG from the coding sequence TTGGTCGCGGTGGTAGCGGTGGCTGGTTGTGGATCTGATTCGAGTTCTACTGATAGCTCGGGCTCCACAGGGAGCCTCGAAGGCAAGAAAGTCACCTTGGTTGCCTGTGGTTCGGCGAATCCCTGGTGCAAGGTCTTCAATGATCGCCTAGTTGGAACCCTTGAGGATAAGGGCGCCAGCGTTAACGTTTTGGAGAACGACTTCGACGCGGTTCTCGCTGTCCAGCAAGCAAATCAAGCAATCGCGCAGAACCCGGATTTGTTTATCCTGTACGCGTCAAACGATACGGCCTTGATTGGCTCGGTTAAGAAGGCGCAGCAGGCTGGCATCCCAGTGCTCTATTTGGATAGTACGTTGGATGAGTCAATCCTCGACGACGGTTCTTCCCAGGTTGTCGCCGACAATACGGCCCTTGGTCGCTTCGCTGGCGAGAGCATGATTGCCGGCCTAAAGGAAGCCGGTGTCCAACAGGGAGACATTGCCGTCATCACTGGTACCGCGGGTACGCAAATGGTCGAAGACCGCCAGGCCGGGTTTGAAGAGGCTATGAGCAAAGCTCCTCAGTACAAGACCGTAGAAGTCCAGGACGGAGACTGGGACGGCGTACAGAGCGGTAAAATTGCTCAACAGTTGTTTGCCAAGTATGGATCCGATGGACTACAAGGGATCCGCACGGAAGCTGACTATATGGCAGTTCCAGTTATCGAAGCGGCAAAGCAGGCGGGAATAACGGTTGGCTCAAAGAAAGGCGATCTAGTCGTCGTCAGCACAAATTGCTCAAAGGTTGGCGTGAAGTCGATGGAAAACGGTCAGCTTTTCGCGACAGGAACCGAGGATCCGCCGACGCAAGCCGACTACACTGCCGACACAGCCATCAAGCAGCTCAGTGGTGAAACAGTTCCGAAAACTGTAGTCGTGCCGGAGTTCAAGGTCACCAGACAAAACTTGGACAAACACAGGGAAGTGTGTTCGCAAGGCTAA
- a CDS encoding sugar ABC transporter ATP-binding protein, with protein MLQVDGLSRSYGAIRAAEDVSFNVEAGEVHGLCGHNGAGKSTVVKMLSGLIYPDSGRLLLDGREVAFTSVRDGQSHGIALVDQELSVVPALTVLENLVLGNIDQPFLRRRGSGRARARDLLDTVGLTDLDPLDEVETLSLGQRQLLEIARALGREANVLILDEPTATLSSVDIEHVFTAIRRVTETGRGVIYVSHRLDEVMELCARVTVMRDGRVVGTADRKELTGGSLVEMMLGEAVAHGARSVSPDHNNEVRLEVEGLSAGRRTQGVEFEARAGTIYALAGQIGSGTTDVLRALGGLDPQAHGRVAVDGQVVPLGSPRESQRAGIAYVPGDRKSEGLFLGQSIEQNLNATNLDRLSRWGFLMITKLKAAAHRMSDAIGLDPKRVGEPAERLSGGNQQKVLIGRCLEQEGIDVLLLDDPTRGVDVRGRADIHELVHEFARDGAAVVFSSTELGEILDLADVVIAMRGGKVVSQNVRADVDGHHILSDMTHTPGASS; from the coding sequence TTGCTCCAAGTAGACGGACTTTCTCGGAGCTACGGAGCGATTCGTGCAGCTGAAGACGTCAGCTTCAATGTCGAGGCGGGCGAGGTTCACGGTTTGTGCGGACACAATGGTGCTGGCAAGAGCACAGTTGTGAAGATGCTCTCAGGGCTGATCTACCCAGATTCCGGTCGCTTGTTGTTGGACGGACGTGAAGTTGCCTTCACGTCCGTCCGCGATGGGCAGTCTCATGGAATTGCACTGGTTGACCAGGAACTTAGTGTCGTGCCGGCATTGACGGTGCTGGAAAACCTGGTTCTAGGTAACATCGATCAGCCTTTTCTACGTCGACGAGGTTCCGGACGGGCGCGTGCGCGAGATCTCCTCGACACCGTTGGTTTGACTGATCTGGACCCTTTGGACGAGGTTGAAACTTTGTCGCTGGGCCAGCGTCAACTCTTGGAGATCGCTCGAGCGCTTGGGCGTGAGGCAAACGTTCTAATCCTGGACGAACCGACCGCGACTTTGAGTAGCGTTGATATTGAGCACGTATTCACAGCAATCCGGAGAGTGACCGAGACAGGGCGTGGGGTTATCTATGTGTCTCACCGTTTGGACGAAGTAATGGAACTTTGTGCTCGAGTTACTGTGATGCGAGATGGCCGTGTCGTCGGAACGGCAGATCGTAAGGAGTTGACCGGGGGATCTCTTGTAGAGATGATGCTCGGGGAGGCGGTCGCGCACGGGGCTCGCTCCGTGAGCCCTGACCACAACAACGAGGTGCGGTTGGAAGTGGAAGGTCTCTCTGCCGGTCGTCGGACACAGGGCGTTGAATTCGAGGCTCGGGCAGGCACTATCTATGCGCTTGCTGGACAAATTGGATCTGGAACTACGGATGTGCTGAGGGCGCTTGGTGGACTCGATCCGCAGGCGCATGGTCGTGTAGCTGTCGACGGCCAAGTGGTGCCGTTAGGTTCTCCGAGAGAATCTCAGCGAGCTGGGATCGCCTACGTTCCTGGCGACCGTAAGAGCGAAGGACTATTCCTAGGGCAGTCGATTGAGCAGAACTTGAATGCGACAAATCTTGATCGCTTGAGTCGCTGGGGTTTTCTCATGATTACCAAACTGAAGGCCGCGGCGCATCGGATGAGTGACGCTATCGGCTTGGACCCCAAACGTGTTGGTGAACCCGCCGAAAGGTTGAGTGGCGGAAACCAACAGAAAGTTCTAATCGGACGATGTCTAGAGCAAGAAGGAATTGACGTCCTTCTACTTGATGACCCTACTCGGGGCGTCGATGTGCGCGGCAGGGCCGACATCCATGAGCTGGTGCATGAATTCGCAAGAGACGGCGCGGCGGTTGTGTTTTCCTCGACCGAGCTCGGTGAGATTCTCGATCTTGCGGACGTTGTCATCGCGATGCGGGGCGGCAAAGTCGTAAGCCAGAATGTGCGCGCAGACGTTGACGGTCACCACATTCTCTCTGACATGACGCATACGCCTGGAGCGTCAAGCTAG
- a CDS encoding ABC transporter permease, translated as MTTHGFLTLNNFRAVLGSTTFVGIVAVGMTIIMISGSFVSLSLGTTATVTAMLFIFGLQFGVVASILMTLTLGCLIGVVQGLAIGAWAANPIILTIAAGGIQQGIAVAVSGGTTITPDSDSFEFLNETLLGVPLGFYILLALVTGAELFMRRTKYGREIYLTGESRSAARAAGLPLGAIGARVFAIAGACAALAGIMLGAFNHSASLLLNNGTLNYDAIAAALVGGTAIAGGHGSVWRALIGALVIATVTDLLLLRGYSTGVQILLKGLIVTGMVVALHLNSSREGK; from the coding sequence GTGACTACTCATGGTTTCTTAACGCTCAACAACTTCCGAGCCGTCCTTGGTTCAACGACTTTCGTTGGAATAGTCGCCGTAGGCATGACGATCATCATGATCAGCGGTTCGTTCGTCTCTCTTTCGCTTGGAACGACGGCGACGGTCACTGCCATGTTGTTTATTTTTGGTTTGCAATTTGGAGTGGTTGCTTCGATTCTCATGACCCTCACCCTGGGCTGCCTAATTGGAGTGGTGCAGGGATTGGCAATTGGCGCATGGGCAGCAAACCCGATCATCCTTACAATCGCTGCTGGCGGTATTCAGCAAGGTATTGCGGTCGCGGTATCAGGTGGGACCACGATCACTCCAGATTCTGATTCATTTGAGTTTCTGAACGAGACGCTACTGGGAGTTCCGCTGGGCTTCTATATTCTTCTCGCGCTGGTTACTGGGGCGGAGCTTTTCATGCGGAGGACAAAGTACGGGCGGGAGATCTACTTAACTGGTGAAAGCCGTTCTGCCGCTCGCGCAGCAGGCCTTCCGCTAGGTGCGATTGGGGCAAGGGTCTTCGCCATTGCCGGAGCATGCGCGGCACTAGCTGGAATCATGCTTGGAGCCTTCAACCACTCCGCATCCCTGTTGCTCAATAATGGAACTCTGAACTACGATGCCATTGCCGCAGCGTTGGTTGGGGGAACTGCAATCGCCGGTGGGCACGGATCCGTTTGGCGGGCATTGATAGGTGCGCTCGTTATCGCGACAGTTACCGACCTGCTCCTCCTCCGCGGATACAGCACTGGCGTTCAGATACTTCTAAAAGGATTGATTGTGACGGGAATGGTTGTGGCTCTACATCTCAATTCAAGCCGTGAGGGGAAATGA
- a CDS encoding ABC transporter permease, translated as MSGHRGRVLGGRKWLFGNLPLLIFLAVLIAVLASPLYSSTSPTSFTAFGALQNFASLGLLALAVGLSMMVKEFDLSTIGVYTVGGLVAVKFGGDSAFLGVLLALLAGTFVGLFQGSVIAKTGISSVPLTLGGFLTLLGVSYLLANGGTLPYENYSAGLWLDSPIATIFSARSLIVLAVFLIVGLVFAWTRIGPEVRAVGGDRRAASAAGVPAGWVLIGIFTFSGFCSALGGALFAFSTSAAASDLGLSPFIFAITAALLGGVALAGGRGTAAGIFLGVLTLSLLEGLFAQLGTPAYVVDLVRGGLLVAVVLVEAPDLRRQIARIRTQLSKHAGPEF; from the coding sequence ATGAGCGGGCATCGCGGACGAGTGTTGGGCGGACGAAAGTGGCTCTTCGGCAATCTGCCGCTGCTGATCTTTCTGGCAGTACTTATTGCGGTACTCGCGTCGCCGCTTTATTCGTCAACAAGCCCGACATCATTTACGGCGTTTGGTGCGCTTCAGAATTTCGCATCACTCGGTCTGCTCGCGTTGGCAGTCGGACTCTCAATGATGGTCAAAGAATTTGATCTGTCGACAATCGGCGTGTACACGGTTGGCGGACTGGTGGCGGTTAAGTTTGGGGGAGATTCAGCCTTCCTGGGGGTTCTGTTGGCTTTGTTAGCTGGAACATTCGTGGGGTTGTTTCAAGGCAGCGTCATAGCCAAAACAGGCATCAGTTCAGTGCCACTAACGCTTGGTGGCTTCCTCACTTTACTTGGCGTTAGTTATCTGCTTGCCAATGGAGGCACCTTGCCGTACGAAAATTACTCGGCGGGGCTTTGGTTGGATTCGCCTATCGCGACGATCTTTTCAGCTCGCAGCCTGATTGTCCTCGCGGTGTTTCTCATAGTTGGTCTTGTATTCGCGTGGACTCGTATTGGGCCCGAGGTAAGAGCTGTTGGCGGTGATCGCCGAGCTGCCAGTGCAGCCGGTGTCCCGGCAGGCTGGGTACTCATCGGAATCTTCACGTTCTCGGGGTTCTGCTCTGCGCTTGGTGGCGCCCTGTTTGCTTTCAGCACGTCCGCAGCTGCGTCGGATCTCGGTCTTTCGCCATTCATATTCGCGATCACGGCCGCGCTCTTGGGCGGGGTAGCCCTTGCTGGAGGCCGCGGCACAGCGGCCGGAATTTTTCTGGGCGTTCTGACACTGAGCCTACTAGAGGGGCTATTTGCACAACTTGGCACCCCCGCTTACGTAGTTGATCTAGTCCGTGGAGGCCTCTTGGTTGCGGTTGTGCTCGTTGAAGCGCCTGACCTCCGCCGTCAAATTGCCCGAATTCGAACCCAGCTTTCGAAGCACGCGGGTCCAGAGTTCTAG
- a CDS encoding transposase — protein sequence MRDKVLDGESFHSVLEARVIIEAWVTEYNELRPHRGLGMKAPMEFAREAKVGRL from the coding sequence ATGCGAGACAAAGTCCTTGACGGCGAGAGTTTCCACTCGGTGCTCGAAGCCCGGGTGATCATCGAGGCCTGGGTCACCGAATACAACGAGCTTCGCCCGCACCGCGGCCTGGGCATGAAGGCCCCCATGGAGTTCGCCAGAGAAGCTAAGGTGGGCAGGCTATGA
- a CDS encoding IS3 family transposase (programmed frameshift), with translation MPKPYPKEFRADVVAVARTGHAPITQIAKDFGISEASLHNWMKKAEIEDGHRPGLTDADRKELRELKKRNRLLEQENEVLRRAAAYLSQANLPKIVFPLVREMAAAGARIRVPVAVACRVLGFSTQGYYKWLKEPASRRERDDAEVINKLVEIHEDDPTLGYRFLTDELEDAGIVASENRVHRLCQIGGIQASHAKKKGRAGKPGPPVHDDLLATVDENGRIRHHFTAKAPNQVWLTDITEHHTREGKLYLCAVKDVFSNRIVGHSIDTRMKSSLATAAIRNAIALRGPEKTICHSDRGSQFRSRKVVRLLRTHGLQGSMGRVGSAGDNASMESFYSLLQKNVLSTRSWDTREELRHAIVYWIEAKYNRRRRQRGLGKLTPVEFEMINQPAAAG, from the exons ATGCCGAAGCCGTATCCAAAGGAGTTCCGCGCTGATGTTGTTGCCGTGGCCCGCACGGGCCACGCGCCGATCACCCAGATAGCAAAGGATTTCGGGATCTCCGAAGCCTCCCTGCATAACTGGATGAAGAAAGCCGAGATCGAGGATGGCCATCGCCCTGGCCTGACTGACGCCGATCGCAAGGAGCTCCGTGAGCTGAAGAAACGCAACCGCCTGCTGGAGCAAGAAAACGAGGTCCTCCGCCGCGCGGCTGCCTATCTTTCCCAGGCAAATCTGCCG AAAATAGTTTTCCCGCTCGTCCGTGAGATGGCTGCGGCCGGCGCCCGAATCAGGGTGCCGGTCGCGGTGGCGTGCCGGGTCCTGGGTTTCTCAACCCAGGGGTATTACAAATGGCTCAAAGAGCCGGCCTCGAGGCGTGAGAGGGATGACGCCGAGGTCATCAACAAGTTGGTCGAGATCCATGAGGATGACCCCACCCTCGGTTACCGGTTCCTCACTGATGAGCTAGAGGATGCCGGGATCGTTGCCAGCGAGAACCGGGTTCACCGGCTTTGCCAGATCGGCGGTATTCAGGCCTCCCATGCCAAGAAGAAGGGCAGGGCCGGCAAACCGGGCCCGCCGGTTCACGACGATCTCCTCGCCACCGTTGACGAAAATGGCCGGATCCGGCACCACTTCACCGCCAAGGCCCCGAACCAGGTCTGGCTGACCGACATAACCGAGCATCACACCCGGGAAGGAAAGCTTTATCTTTGCGCGGTCAAGGACGTGTTCTCCAACCGGATCGTTGGCCACTCGATCGACACGAGAATGAAATCGTCCTTGGCGACCGCCGCGATCCGCAACGCGATAGCGCTCCGCGGACCCGAGAAGACGATCTGCCATTCCGACCGCGGCAGCCAGTTCAGATCCCGGAAGGTCGTCCGGCTGCTCAGAACCCACGGCCTCCAGGGTTCGATGGGCCGGGTCGGCTCCGCCGGGGACAACGCCTCAATGGAGTCCTTCTACAGCCTGCTTCAAAAGAACGTGCTGAGCACCCGAAGCTGGGACACCCGGGAAGAACTCCGGCACGCGATCGTCTACTGGATCGAAGCGAAATACAACCGCAGGCGCCGGCAACGGGGCCTCGGGAAGCTCACCCCGGTCGAGTTTGAAATGATCAATCAGCCCGCAGCTGCGGGCTGA
- a CDS encoding recombinase family protein produces the protein MIAGLYERQLRKVDVAIHYAMGGGDPDTPEGGLMIGMQQLWDEFERTKLARETRRGMREVSEQGYRAGGRAPYGYRRNLEATPEGHKGDRTGLPRVWLTPDV, from the coding sequence GTGATCGCAGGGCTGTACGAGCGGCAACTCCGCAAGGTCGACGTAGCCATCCATTACGCCATGGGTGGGGGCGATCCGGATACCCCTGAAGGCGGGCTCATGATCGGGATGCAGCAGCTCTGGGACGAATTCGAACGGACGAAGCTCGCACGGGAAACCAGACGCGGGATGCGGGAAGTATCCGAGCAGGGCTACCGGGCCGGGGGACGGGCTCCCTACGGGTATCGACGCAACCTCGAAGCGACGCCCGAAGGCCACAAGGGCGACCGTACGGGTCTGCCCAGGGTTTGGTTGACACCTGACGTGTGA
- a CDS encoding M4 family metallopeptidase produces MTTYRRLNVVFLSASCIVGAIGLAPGIAAASGGLASELGPGVSVTRQDETGKVGFIGTEPGDAIDVGLPASASAVRVAKSFIDSYAKGFGVDEAGASLKLGGTDRTSGDGTAVHLQQFQNGLPVLGGELTVSLNADDQVLSVLGETSPSPSVSSAASVTADEAIVAAIATVAREKHVSADELTASVPKLQVYDPRLLSAPGPLQQARTAWVLEVTSTDKVSEPIDVFAVVDAELGAVALHFDQIKTALNRSVCDAVNTSTKYPCTAPSRIEGQGATGNSDVDHAYDYAGDTHNFFFSRFGRDSLDGAGLPLLSTVRYCDPSLACPYQNAFWDGSQMVYGQGFADADDVVGHELAHGFTDFTSHLFYYAQSGAINESMSDVFGEYIDQTNAAGTDTPAVKWKLGEDIPGIGAIRDMKTPGAFGDPDRMTSANFTADVNETDGGGVHTNSGVNNKAAYLLADGSAGEAGGTFNGQTIGAIGITKAARIYYETETAMLGSASDYADLGNALNQACSNLIGTDGITAGDCTNVSKSVQATEMATNPTNSPTVTAPACTPGSPVNVFSDDLENTGSGNWTSAATVGFNSWFYPQNPNLFVGFDATYATSGTTNIFGGDRSTVSDSSIRATNATAIPAGAFMRFNHSYGFEDDPLTAYDGGVVEYSTAGAGGPWTDAGSLFDSASGYNGTISSSFDNPLAGRSAFVRESNGYGASRLNLSSLAGQNVMFRFRIGSDSSVNDYGWFIDDVSIYTCAVLPTLSIADQSKAEGDAGQSNADLTVTLNPASGSTVTVNYATSDGTATQPGDYTSSSGTVTFNPGQTATTASVPVTGDTIDETDETFSVDLSSPTNATIADGHGVGTITDDDPPDTFIISGPLEGSTIADSTPSFGFSATQSGSTFECRIDGANFAACSGPVATHTPVSALANGQHTFDVRAVDSAAQADPTPATRTFTVDTFVPVVPKAKTNKVKVSGPKKVKKGKKAIYKVKIRNSGNATATGVRLKVRGRGVSFKTSVGKIGAGRARTVKVKLKPRKPGKVKITFKVTSKNAGGKTVRKKITVKK; encoded by the coding sequence ATGACAACGTATCGTCGCCTCAACGTGGTATTCCTGTCGGCTTCCTGCATCGTCGGTGCCATAGGGCTCGCTCCAGGAATCGCCGCGGCTAGCGGCGGACTCGCTTCCGAACTCGGGCCGGGGGTGAGCGTCACCCGTCAGGACGAGACCGGCAAGGTTGGTTTCATCGGAACTGAGCCCGGCGACGCGATCGATGTCGGCTTGCCGGCCTCGGCATCTGCTGTCAGGGTCGCCAAGAGCTTCATCGACTCCTACGCGAAGGGCTTCGGCGTCGACGAAGCCGGTGCCTCGCTCAAGCTGGGTGGCACCGACAGGACATCCGGCGACGGGACCGCCGTGCATCTGCAGCAGTTTCAGAACGGTCTGCCGGTACTCGGCGGCGAGCTGACCGTCAGTCTGAACGCCGACGATCAGGTGCTCTCGGTGCTGGGCGAGACCAGTCCCTCGCCGAGCGTCTCGAGTGCGGCGAGCGTGACCGCCGACGAAGCGATCGTCGCGGCGATCGCTACGGTTGCCCGCGAAAAGCACGTCTCGGCCGACGAGCTCACCGCGAGCGTACCGAAGCTTCAGGTCTACGATCCGCGTCTGCTCTCCGCGCCCGGTCCGCTGCAGCAGGCGCGCACAGCCTGGGTACTCGAGGTCACCTCCACCGACAAAGTCTCTGAGCCGATCGATGTGTTCGCCGTCGTTGACGCCGAGCTCGGCGCGGTCGCGCTTCACTTCGACCAAATCAAGACGGCGCTCAATCGCTCGGTCTGCGACGCGGTCAATACCAGCACCAAGTACCCCTGCACCGCCCCATCCCGCATCGAAGGTCAGGGGGCAACTGGCAACTCCGATGTCGACCATGCCTATGACTACGCGGGCGATACCCACAACTTCTTCTTCTCGCGCTTCGGCCGCGACAGTCTTGATGGCGCCGGTCTGCCGCTGCTATCGACGGTGCGTTACTGCGACCCGTCCTTGGCGTGTCCCTATCAGAACGCATTCTGGGACGGCTCGCAGATGGTCTACGGCCAGGGTTTTGCCGACGCCGACGACGTCGTCGGCCACGAGCTCGCCCACGGCTTCACCGATTTCACCTCGCACCTCTTTTACTATGCCCAGTCCGGCGCGATCAACGAGTCGATGTCTGATGTCTTCGGCGAGTACATCGACCAGACCAACGCCGCCGGCACCGATACCCCTGCGGTGAAATGGAAGCTTGGAGAGGACATCCCGGGGATCGGCGCGATCCGTGACATGAAGACCCCGGGCGCCTTCGGTGATCCCGACCGGATGACGAGCGCCAACTTCACCGCCGACGTGAACGAGACCGATGGCGGCGGCGTGCACACCAACAGCGGCGTCAACAACAAGGCCGCCTACCTGCTTGCCGACGGCAGCGCCGGCGAGGCAGGCGGCACCTTCAACGGCCAGACGATCGGCGCGATCGGGATCACCAAGGCCGCCCGCATCTACTACGAGACCGAGACGGCGATGTTGGGGTCCGCAAGCGACTACGCCGATCTCGGCAACGCGCTCAACCAGGCGTGCTCGAACTTGATCGGGACGGATGGGATCACCGCCGGCGACTGCACCAACGTCTCCAAGTCCGTGCAGGCGACCGAGATGGCCACCAATCCGACCAACTCTCCGACCGTGACCGCGCCGGCATGCACGCCCGGCTCGCCAGTGAACGTGTTCAGCGACGATCTCGAGAACACGGGCAGCGGCAACTGGACCTCGGCGGCCACGGTCGGCTTCAACTCGTGGTTCTACCCGCAGAACCCGAACCTGTTCGTCGGGTTCGACGCCACCTATGCGACGAGCGGAACGACGAACATCTTCGGAGGAGACCGGTCGACGGTCAGCGACTCGTCGATCCGAGCAACGAACGCGACCGCGATTCCCGCGGGCGCGTTCATGCGTTTCAACCACTCCTACGGCTTCGAGGATGACCCTTTAACGGCTTACGATGGCGGCGTGGTCGAGTACTCGACGGCCGGTGCGGGAGGCCCCTGGACAGACGCGGGATCGCTGTTCGACTCCGCCAGCGGCTACAACGGGACGATCTCGTCCAGCTTCGACAACCCGCTCGCCGGCCGCTCGGCCTTCGTCCGCGAGTCCAACGGCTACGGGGCGAGTCGCCTCAACCTGTCATCGCTGGCCGGTCAGAACGTGATGTTCCGGTTCCGGATCGGCAGCGACAGCTCGGTCAACGACTACGGCTGGTTCATCGACGACGTGAGTATCTACACCTGCGCCGTCCTGCCAACCCTCTCGATCGCCGATCAGTCGAAGGCCGAGGGCGACGCGGGCCAGTCGAACGCCGACCTGACGGTGACGCTCAACCCCGCGTCGGGCAGCACGGTGACCGTCAACTACGCGACCAGCGACGGCACCGCAACGCAGCCGGGCGACTACACATCGTCCTCCGGCACCGTGACGTTCAATCCTGGCCAGACCGCGACGACGGCCAGCGTCCCGGTCACGGGCGACACCATCGACGAGACCGACGAGACGTTCTCGGTCGACCTCTCGAGCCCCACCAACGCGACCATCGCCGACGGCCACGGGGTCGGAACGATCACCGACGACGACCCTCCGGACACGTTCATCATCTCGGGGCCTTTGGAGGGGAGCACGATCGCAGACAGTACGCCGTCCTTCGGCTTCTCGGCGACCCAGTCTGGCTCGACTTTCGAGTGCCGGATCGACGGGGCCAATTTTGCTGCCTGCAGCGGTCCCGTCGCCACCCACACTCCGGTCTCGGCGCTCGCGAACGGCCAGCACACCTTCGATGTCCGGGCGGTGGATTCCGCGGCGCAGGCCGACCCGACCCCGGCCACCCGCACCTTTACGGTCGACACCTTCGTTCCTGTCGTCCCCAAGGCCAAGACCAACAAGGTCAAGGTGAGCGGACCCAAGAAGGTCAAGAAGGGCAAGAAAGCCATCTACAAAGTCAAGATCAGAAACTCCGGCAACGCGACCGCCACCGGAGTGAGGCTCAAGGTCAGGGGCCGGGGAGTCAGCTTCAAAACATCGGTCGGGAAGATCGGCGCCGGAAGGGCCAGGACGGTCAAGGTCAAGCTCAAGCCGAGGAAGCCCGGCAAGGTCAAGATCACCTTCAAGGTGACATCAAAGAACGCCGGCGGCAAGACCGTCAGGAAGAAGATCACCGTCAAGAAGTAG
- a CDS encoding ZIP family metal transporter translates to MTFAETILLAAIAGGTIVVGLPLARMKMSGRTRVMIAMFSVGILAFLLIDVLGHGYEGAEGAVEAFGEDEGSLGHAVALTALLLGGFTLGSFGIGLLERRIRSARPNRLPPIAGGATDTLTVEESQRLDLRIDESAKQALRTGLFIAAAIGLHNFAEGLAIGVSAGTGEIALATVLVIGFALHNATEGFGIIGPLGDVRPSWRWLGLAGLIAGLPVVIGASIGYSVDSEALEIAFFGLAGGAILFVIGEVWHGVRRYGHKELGLLMLAAGFSAGILTDFVIAYAGG, encoded by the coding sequence ATGACCTTCGCTGAGACGATTTTGCTCGCTGCCATCGCCGGAGGCACGATCGTCGTCGGCTTGCCGCTTGCCCGAATGAAGATGAGTGGCCGGACCCGCGTAATGATCGCGATGTTCTCGGTCGGAATTCTCGCGTTCCTATTGATCGATGTTCTAGGGCATGGGTATGAGGGGGCCGAGGGTGCCGTCGAAGCCTTTGGCGAGGATGAAGGCAGCCTCGGACATGCAGTTGCATTGACCGCGCTCCTACTTGGCGGCTTCACCCTCGGCTCTTTTGGAATCGGGCTGCTTGAACGAAGGATCCGCTCAGCCAGGCCGAATCGGCTTCCGCCGATCGCCGGAGGAGCGACGGACACGCTAACCGTGGAAGAGTCGCAGCGGCTCGACCTCCGAATTGATGAGTCGGCCAAGCAGGCTCTTCGCACCGGCCTGTTCATCGCGGCGGCCATCGGCCTTCACAACTTCGCGGAAGGCCTCGCCATCGGTGTTTCCGCTGGAACGGGGGAGATCGCCCTGGCCACCGTTCTCGTTATCGGTTTTGCTCTTCACAACGCAACTGAGGGGTTCGGGATCATCGGACCTCTGGGGGACGTGCGGCCTTCGTGGCGGTGGCTCGGACTCGCCGGTCTGATCGCAGGACTACCGGTAGTGATCGGGGCCAGCATCGGCTACAGCGTGGACTCGGAGGCACTTGAGATTGCGTTCTTCGGGCTGGCGGGCGGCGCGATCTTATTCGTGATCGGGGAGGTCTGGCATGGCGTGAGGCGATACGGGCACAAGGAACTCGGGCTGCTCATGCTCGCCGCCGGATTCAGCGCAGGCATACTCACTGACTTCGTGATCGCATACGCCGGAGGTTGA